One Pseudomonas rhizophila DNA window includes the following coding sequences:
- a CDS encoding sugar ABC transporter substrate-binding protein translates to MKTKTRIASLALSLMLTSGVALADLKIGVSMSQFDDTWLTYLRESMDSKAKSLPDGVTLQFEDARSDVVKQLSQVESFISQKVDAIIVNPVDTAATQRITKAAVAAGIPLVYVNRRPDDLKLPAGVVTVASDDLEAGRMQMQYLADKMSGKGNIVILLGDLANNSTTNRTKGVKEVLAKYPDIKIEQEQTGIWSRDKGMTLVNDWLTQGREFNAVVSNNDEMAIGAAMALKGVGKEKGSVLIAGVDGTPDGLNAVKKGEMAVSVFQDAKGQADGSIDTAVKMVKKQPVEQAVWVPYRLITPENVDQFK, encoded by the coding sequence ATGAAGACCAAGACCCGTATCGCCTCGCTGGCCCTGTCGTTGATGCTCACCAGCGGCGTCGCCCTGGCGGACCTGAAGATCGGCGTCAGCATGTCCCAGTTCGATGACACCTGGCTGACGTACCTGCGTGAGTCGATGGACAGCAAAGCCAAGTCCCTGCCGGATGGCGTCACCTTGCAGTTCGAAGATGCACGCAGTGATGTGGTCAAGCAACTGAGCCAGGTGGAAAGCTTTATCAGCCAGAAGGTCGACGCAATCATCGTCAACCCGGTGGACACTGCCGCCACCCAGCGCATTACCAAGGCCGCGGTCGCCGCCGGGATCCCGTTGGTGTACGTCAATCGGCGTCCCGACGACCTGAAACTGCCCGCAGGCGTGGTGACCGTGGCGTCCGACGATCTGGAAGCCGGCCGGATGCAAATGCAATACCTGGCCGACAAAATGTCGGGCAAGGGCAACATCGTGATTCTGTTGGGTGACCTGGCGAACAACTCCACCACCAACCGCACCAAGGGTGTCAAGGAAGTGCTGGCCAAGTACCCCGACATCAAGATCGAACAAGAGCAGACCGGTATCTGGTCGCGGGATAAAGGCATGACACTGGTGAACGACTGGCTGACTCAGGGCCGCGAGTTCAATGCCGTGGTCTCCAACAATGACGAAATGGCCATCGGCGCGGCCATGGCACTCAAGGGTGTCGGCAAGGAGAAAGGCAGCGTACTGATCGCCGGGGTCGATGGCACGCCGGACGGCCTGAACGCCGTGAAGAAAGGCGAGATGGCGGTCTCGGTGTTCCAGGACGCCAAGGGCCAGGCCGACGGTTCGATCGACACGGCGGTGAAAATGGTCAAGAAACAGCCGGTCGAGCAGGCCGTATGGGTGCCGTATCGCCTGATCACGCCGGAAAACGTCGATCAGTTCAAGTGA
- a CDS encoding Gfo/Idh/MocA family protein encodes MSLKLGVIGTGAIGQDHIRRCSQTLLNSQVVAVTDINLAQAAKVLADLKLTAEVYPDGHALINAPDVEAVLVTSWGPSHEEFVLAAIAAGKPVFCEKPLAVTAEGCRKIVEAEVAHGKRLVQVGFMRPYDEGYRALKAVIDSGQIGEPLMLHCAHRNPSVGENYKTDMAITDTLIHELDVLRWLLADDYVSVQVVFPRKTSKALAHLRDPQIVLLETAKGTRIDVEVFVNCQYGYDIQCEVVGETGIAKLPEPSQVQLRSGAKLSNAILMDWKDRFIAAYDVELQAFIDGVRAGQVGGPSAWDGFAAAVAADACVQAQQSGQIVKVELPERPRFYG; translated from the coding sequence ATGTCTTTGAAGCTGGGCGTCATCGGCACCGGGGCCATCGGCCAGGACCATATCCGTCGTTGCAGCCAGACCTTGCTCAACAGCCAGGTGGTGGCGGTGACCGACATCAACCTCGCCCAGGCGGCGAAGGTGCTGGCCGACTTGAAACTGACCGCCGAGGTGTATCCCGACGGGCATGCCTTGATCAATGCGCCGGACGTTGAGGCGGTCCTGGTCACTTCCTGGGGGCCGAGCCACGAAGAGTTCGTGCTGGCGGCAATCGCGGCGGGTAAACCGGTGTTCTGTGAAAAGCCCCTGGCGGTCACGGCCGAAGGCTGTCGCAAGATCGTCGAAGCCGAAGTCGCCCATGGCAAGCGGCTGGTTCAGGTCGGTTTCATGCGCCCTTACGATGAAGGCTATCGAGCGCTCAAGGCGGTGATCGACAGCGGTCAGATCGGCGAACCGCTGATGCTGCACTGCGCGCATCGCAATCCGAGCGTGGGGGAGAACTACAAGACCGACATGGCGATCACCGACACACTGATCCATGAGCTGGATGTGCTGCGCTGGCTGCTGGCCGATGACTACGTTTCGGTGCAGGTGGTATTCCCGCGCAAGACCAGCAAGGCGCTGGCGCACCTGCGCGATCCGCAGATCGTGTTACTGGAAACCGCCAAGGGCACGCGCATCGATGTGGAGGTTTTCGTCAATTGCCAATATGGCTACGACATCCAGTGCGAAGTGGTGGGGGAGACGGGCATCGCCAAACTCCCGGAGCCGTCCCAGGTGCAACTGCGCAGTGGCGCCAAGCTGTCCAATGCGATCCTGATGGATTGGAAGGATCGTTTCATCGCGGCCTACGACGTCGAATTGCAGGCTTTCATCGACGGCGTGCGCGCCGGACAGGTGGGCGGGCCGTCGGCCTGGGACGGGTTCGCCGCGGCAGTGGCGGCGGATGCCTGTGTTCAAGCGCAGCAGAGTGGGCAGATCGTCAAGGTCGAACTGCCCGAACGCCCGCGTTTCTACGGCTAA
- a CDS encoding Gfo/Idh/MocA family protein has translation MRIGLVGYGKGGRFFHAPLISSLPGATFVGVVTRSAERRQQLASEHPHAQAFDTLEQLVAAGVDAVVVSTPLDGRPAVVMQAIELGIAVVSDKPFALDAAQAEAMVLAAEQRNVPLTVYQNRRWDSDYLTLRKLLESGALGQVIRFESSVERYSPTSVGKGSGGGFLRDLGSHLVDQALQLFGPVTRVYAELDYRQPGQVFDNGFFISLTHASGVLSHLSGSCLQNAPRPRFRVSGTGGCYTVEGLDGQEAQALAGLSPATEGERWGSEEHRRWGWFEQGSERERVASERGCWMTFYQRLQTALQGVGPLPVEARDALATTRILDAARLSAEQGEVVVLATSVGHGIKNE, from the coding sequence ATGCGAATCGGACTAGTGGGCTACGGCAAGGGCGGACGGTTTTTCCATGCACCGCTGATCAGCAGTCTGCCCGGGGCTACGTTTGTCGGCGTGGTGACGCGGTCCGCTGAGCGGCGCCAGCAACTGGCGAGCGAGCACCCGCACGCCCAAGCCTTCGATACCCTCGAACAGTTGGTGGCCGCAGGCGTCGATGCGGTGGTGGTGTCCACGCCGCTGGACGGTCGCCCGGCCGTGGTCATGCAGGCCATTGAACTGGGTATTGCAGTGGTCAGCGACAAACCTTTCGCCCTTGATGCCGCACAGGCCGAGGCGATGGTGCTGGCCGCCGAGCAGCGCAACGTGCCGCTGACCGTGTATCAGAACCGCCGCTGGGATTCGGACTACCTGACTTTGCGCAAACTGCTGGAGTCCGGTGCGCTGGGGCAGGTCATTCGCTTTGAGTCCAGCGTCGAGCGTTATTCGCCAACATCGGTCGGCAAAGGTAGCGGCGGCGGGTTTCTGCGGGACCTGGGTAGCCATCTGGTGGACCAGGCGCTGCAACTGTTCGGCCCGGTGACCAGGGTTTACGCCGAGTTGGATTACCGGCAACCCGGGCAGGTGTTCGACAACGGCTTTTTTATCTCCCTGACCCATGCCAGCGGCGTGCTTTCCCACCTGAGCGGCAGTTGCCTGCAAAACGCACCGCGCCCGCGCTTTCGGGTCAGCGGCACCGGGGGCTGTTACACCGTCGAAGGCCTGGACGGCCAGGAGGCCCAGGCGCTGGCCGGGTTGAGCCCGGCGACCGAGGGTGAGCGCTGGGGGAGCGAAGAGCATCGGCGCTGGGGCTGGTTCGAGCAAGGCAGCGAGCGCGAGCGTGTGGCATCGGAGCGCGGCTGCTGGATGACGTTCTACCAGCGTCTGCAAACCGCGTTGCAAGGCGTTGGTCCTTTGCCGGTGGAGGCCCGTGATGCCCTGGCCACCACTCGCATCCTCGACGCTGCAAGGCTGAGCGCCGAGCAGGGCGAAGTGGTGGTTTTGGCCACGTCTGTCGGCCATGGAATAAAAAACGAATAA